GGGTTTAAGGACCACATGCAGATTGCGTGTGTATGGGAAGAGGAGTTAAGAGCTAAGACCTAAGAGAGGAGGGATGATGGGTGGTACAAACAAAGCGGCAGTGGCAAAGAATGATGAAGCTTTTGATGATGATCTcttcctccttcttcttctcctcctcctctgcAGACATATGCATGAAAAGCTTCAGAAACCATGACACAGAGCATATTAAATGCTTTTTGGCATTTATTTTGGGGCGCGTGCACTGTAGCATTAAGGATTGCAGGCATCATGATTCATGACAATGGATTCTCTAGGTTGCACTTTATTTACTACGCGATATTTGGTctgtcactattcatgtgaatagtggcagccgttgcaattttgttttcattggACGCCTTAGATGCTGCCACGTGTCTTGTAGTAGtggaaaattaatttgaaaaggGCGCTAACGCTAGTAAACCTAGGCAATCTTTGGGCTTACTCGGGTTGATGGCCCCCACGTCTTGCCCGGACTGCTTTATGCGCGTTGGAATCGTCTCGCGAGCCTAGGGCCCCTCCTACCCGGGCCAAACTGCTGCGGTGGACTTAGCTCTAATAAATCACTTCCTACTTAGTTAGAGTTTGTGTGCTTTTGCTTGTGCAACACAACTTTTTTATTAGTCTTTCTTTCATTGTTAAGGTGTGATTGAGATTGCAGTGTCTAATAACGGAAACgctttttttattgttgttggATTCAAATGGGACAGaagggtttttgtttttgtttgtttgttagaTAATCACTTCTAGTACTTCCTAAACAACCACCTAAGCTCGTTTTGAGTGTTAGATCGTCATATCGTGAATTTAAACTATTACTAATCGTATTAACTTTTGTCGTGTGATTCAGATTCATTATTTTGAGTGCCTTTATGATATAGATTCTAATTTATAACGTGGGAAACTATTTGATACTTTTGTTTATACCATTGTTgaccaaattatttcaatgcTATAGTAAAAGTAGTCCAAATGTATGCTCAAAGTTGGAGTGTGCTTCATAATTGGACTAATAGCAACTAAATCTCTTGATTTGATGGTGAAATTTGGTCCGTTGTCgtgttcaaattcaaactatGAATTGAGTTATATGGAGTGGCTTTGACTCCATCTTTCtctatttgttcttttttgggtgGGTCGCCAGGGATTTTCTCCTTGTGATTCTAACATGCTTATTGTTGATAGCTTAAAGATCATAAatttgatctttcttttcataatGTCAAAAGCATAATTTTCAATCAAAGTAAGTATGACTTACATCATTACATGCATGCGTAAGTTATCTCAACAAGAAAATTAACAGTATATAAATATGCAGGCAACCAATTGGGGAGAACAAATTCAAAAGTAATgcatattaatatatatttacagactagaaaaataaatttttctgTCAAGAATCGGAGATTTGATTGGCACAAGTAGGAGTAGGAGGCTCTATAGCTAGAAGCTGTGAGTAATTTGCATTGATTATTACCATGCTGTAATTGGCCCAGAAGTAGTGCAAAACTCtccacttatatatatatatatatatatatatatatatatatatatattcctcaAGGCTgtaaatatatgtatttacTCTACCTCCCCAGCTCAGGCCAGATTATTTTACCCAAATAATCTAGGCTTAAAAGAGGGATAGCAGAACCAAAAACatagaaaccctaatggcAAAGAGCCTCAAGTACAGTTTGGAACCTATGTATAGGGTAGTTCATCAATTTCAAATGACAGTTTTGCCCTTGACAACCCTATAGGTAAGTACAAGAGTATCTTGTGGTTCTGGCTATGGCTAAATCTTGGCCTGGTTTTGTtatcagaaaaaagaaataaaaaggacTCTATGATCTCCATTAAAAGAAGAACCTCTAAATCACACAGTACCCCCATCATTTTTATggtcattcattcattcattcagaATCAGAagcctcttctttctttctttctttctttccaatcCATTATATCATCACTTCATATCATGCCACGCcacattttatattatattattcttctcatctctctctctctctctctctctctctctctctctctctcaaagtgcatcattaataatttttcatatattctgGTCATGCCTTTTCAACCGAGTAATTCCCACTGATACCCTCCCTTTCTAAGCCCTCTTTTGTCCCTTCCCTTTTTATGAACCTCCTCTCTGTCAACTTCAGTCTTTCTCTCTCAGATATTTCTCTGATTTCCTCTCTTCATATCTCCATGTGCCCCTCCCCCATCTTAATTATAAACCCATCTTGATTCCCAATCCCAacatttcaatttcatgcatttcctctctctctctctctctctctctctctctgtgtgcgGATCACTGTTctcatttttgtttgcttccctttgtaattttcttccttccaaGCCCTCTCAATGGAACCTCaacaaacccaacaacaaCCAAATGAAGATGGCAGCAACAAAGGGACTAGTAGTGGTACTAATTTTCTGTGCAGGCAAAGCAGTACAAGGTGGACACCCACAAGTGATCAGATTAGAATATTGAAGGACCTTTACTACAACAATGGTGTGAGGTCCCCAAGTGCAGAGCAGATTCAGAGGATCTCTGCTCGGCTGAGACAGTACGGCAAGATTGAAGGCAAGAACGTTTTCTATTGGTTTCAGAACCACAAGGCTCGTGAGAGGCAGAAGAAAAGGTTCATTGATGTACCAGCCCCACCCATCATGCAAAGATCAGGGCTTGGgatgaataataataatgctcCTACTGCTTATGAACCCATTAATCACAGCAACAAGTACCCCAACAGTTCTGCTTCTGCTGGTAATTAGTTGATTAAACAACCAACCCTTTTagctaattaaaaaattaattacctTCTCCCCtccccttctttctttctttttactatatttgggtgttttttatttgtaggGGTTTCTGCTTCTTCAGCTGGTGTGATTGCTGTTGGGCAAATGGGGAGCTATGGCTATGGATCCATGACCATGGAGAAGAGTTTTAGGGCAAGTATATAACACGAAGTTATTGTGTGTCTTAGTTGCTTAATTACAACTTGACCACCTTAATTTTTTGCACCCATGCGAGCACTTAATTTACTATAATCTCTACTCATACAAAAACATCCCACATCAAGCCACTGGAAATTTTCTATATTTAGGAAGAAACCCTTTGGCCCCTTGTTTCCCTTTCatgaccaaattaaaaaaaacccatttctCAAATCAAGCCAAACTAGTTGGACCCAATTTACAGTCCACTCTAGGACGGGtactaaaatgaaaaaacagtTTGAGTACTTTTAACAAATGTGAAATTCATTAACCcatcttctctcttcttcttttttcttcctttttttttttttttggaattaatTGCAGGACTGCTCAATATCAGCTGCAGGAGGTACTAGTAGTGGTCATGTTGGTGGatctaataataatattggTCACAACTTTGGATCATGGGTTGGTGTTGATCCATATTCTTCACCCTACACTCTCTTTGACAAGAGATCATCATCAAGACAAGTGTTTGGTGACCAAGAAAATACGATGGATGAAGAAGATCATGAATACCAAGAAAACCTGCAGGGTTCCCCAGAGATTGAGACCCTCCCTCTCTTCCCCATGCATGGTGAAGACATCCATGGCTTTGGCAACATCAAGTCCACCTCCGACGGCTACTACTCCGGCTGGTACCGCTCCGACGACGGCAACAATGGCCGCACTTCCCTTGAGCTCAGCCTCAATTCCTACGGCCACATGACCCCTGATTATTTCAGATCATATTAATCAAGACCAgactaattaattagtatCCCCATGTTAATGTTTATGATCTTATATCAGCTTGTAAGTATCTGAATGGCTACTACTAATTATGTTTGATTAACTACTATATGTCAATGGGTAtttgacacgtgtcatgcAAAGAACTTAATCTGCTGATGATTATCTTGCTTTTAACTTTTAGTTGTTCCTATTCCCAAGAATATTCCATGGTAATTATTTGCTAATTAAGATGCATGGAGTCTCAATaatataataacaataataatccCATGATTCTTAATTAAAATGCAAGAACATGATCCGATGGTGCAGATTTTAACTGCTGGACGGTTTGCAGTCACCTTCATTGGATTAAATAATGCATTAATAAAAggccttttcattttcaagcacataataataaataaataaataaataaataaaagttaaaactgCAGCTAGACtagagagatgaagaagatcAATTTTTGATTAGCTTGCTGTGCTAGCTGTGACGTCATTTGTCGACAGAGATTTTAAGTGTGGGGCCCTTGAACTTGAAGGGAACTACGGTGGGTTTACGTTAGGTTTTGGAGTTGTCAAGGTGGGTTGTGTTTATGTTGTTGTGGTGGGTGTGGGCAACGGGCATTGTCGAAAAGATTTGCCAATGATATCAAATGGTGTACAAAGGAAATATAGAAAGATATGCTGTTAGGGCAAAAATGATGAACGTGTGTGAATGTATTTTATATGCAGCCGTTTTTATAAAGTAGCTGGGAGCTAGTGGTAAGTGCGAGGAGGATatattttgaagtttgaacCTACTTTGGAAATACCaaaatattcttcttcttttcctctttttttttttttttttgtatatatatatatatatatatatatatgatatgaagcaagttattttatatatgcatTAAAATAAATCCAACAATCATGAATAATATAAGTGTTGAATCTTGGAAAGTGTTACATTTCATTCGTAACGTGGTCTTATTTTTGACTTTAcactaaattttattatttagatTGATGTTCATGCCTTTTACTTATTcagtataaaaataataagttttGGTGCTTAAATTTCTCGATAGGCTTTCCAGTTGGTTTTTCACGATCAGTTAATCAGTGGATTTTGgtatttctatattttttgcCAGCTCTAGCTTTGagtatataaataaatgacaTATTTCTTATACCATTGGATTTACAATCACTTAGAACTTTGACGAGTGTAAATGGCGTCTTCTTCACATGAGTACGAAATGAGTTAAACAAGCAGAAATGAAATGTGTGTACAAATGAACGTGACATGAGCCATACGACACATTCACAAAGACATTCACCAACAGAAAATATATTCACTCTCCATCAGTCCATATACATTCACAATTGGGTTCAATTTTTCTTGCGTCTGGTAGAGCTCAGCTTGTGGACAGCTCTATAAATGAGGTCCCCATCAACAAGATTTTGGGTGGATGCATTCCTTTTTCTGGTTTGACAGAAGTTCAAACTTTATAGCTTAGGGCTGACCCTAATTGTCGTTTAGAGCATACAAAGCCTcaagagggaaaaaaacaaaaaaacagagagcaTGATCTCTTCAAAGAAGTAACTAACAGACAATGCTTCTTGTTCCTGGTTGATAGATATAAGAGAGATTTAGGTGTGGATCGAAGAAGATCTTTAAAGCTTTCTGAGGCTTCAAGTACGTAATGTCCCTTACCAGCAAAATGAGGCATGACATACATCATGCTTTTCAGCCAATTCTATGTAAAAGCCTTCAAGGCCATGGTCCAAGTTGGTTTGCTTGCCATTTTCATCACAACTATATATATTGCggttcaatatttttttacctATTGGTCCGCATGGGTCCATAAGACATTTTGCTTTACCCGTACGTATAATATGTCCACTTACTCACATTTCCATAATCTCTCCCGCATGAGTTTTatctttatcttcttctctttGAATGGAGAACTTCAGTAGTCTGACCTTAGTTTGAATTTTAAGTGAATCTCGAGTTTTTCGGGTGCGGAATCCACACCATCCACGGTTGTCGGTTCTCCATGCTTCAATAGACTACTCTATAATGTTGATATGTGCATCGTCTACACCCATCAACGACTGTCAATTACTAACGCATATAGGAGGCGGGCATGGTTGCCATATAGTAATTCAACATTAGAAAACGCCTATTCTGGCACCAGTGTGACTGGCCTTCACCACTTGATATCTGATCTGACATTTCATCTTCATGATACGATTTACAATCATGGAACATGCACACTAAGTAAAATTTGGAAGTGATAATTCTGTGAAAAATTTACATTTAGATGCCTGACACTGACTTTACAAAGAGCAGGCCATACGATCTGGACCTTACTTGCAGAGCATCTATAAATCCTTTAAGAATCtatattttggatttaaaaAGAATGACTCATACGTTTGTACAAATGTCTTTTTCTGTTCAATGGGGTCCCAGAAGCAAGGCTGAATCATGACAATAACTCTGGCTCTGGCTGTAACTTCAAGTTTCACTAACAAATGGACAATTAAATGGCACTTTTGAACTGCTTTGCACTAGAAATTAGGGGGGAGATGACCGAAAATTTCTACTTCCTTCCAACATAAGCTCCCAATTTAGACAAATCTGGAATCCAAAATGATAGCTCAGAAGATCCAGTTGCAAACATGAGGTTTCCCGGAGCCCATTTGACAACAGGAGGTTCATTTTCAGTGCTCATCCAACTTGTGACCTGGATAGGTTACAATCATTAATTGTGACTTAGAAGCACAAGGAGAACAAAGAAATACGAATGGATGAAGGCAGAAAATTATTTATCATACTTCTTTCCCACTCCGAACACTCCACGCATAGACACTACCATCACCTGAACCTGCCAAAAGTTTGGAAACCAATAAATCATTTGTCTGCCAGTCCAGCCAGGTTAAATTATCATGGGTGGAATTCAGGGGTATGCTAGGGAAAGCAGGTGTTTTTGGGGAAGTATATTGAATAAGATGTATGCATGAAAATGAAACCACAGCATTGAAGAAACTATGCATTTAAACAGCAATCAACAAGATGATGTCCCAGAGCTTACTCACATGACACAAGAAATCGTAAGTGACAATTATGTGGGAATTTTACACCCACTCAGCACAATAGGCACATATAAgtacaacaaaaagaaaaaaaatgaaacagaaGACATGCATACCTGATATGACAAACATCCCCTCTGGGCTGAAAGAAGCCTCTAATGTTGAACTGCTGGAGACTGGCTTTACATTATATGTGGATAACTAAACAATGACAAAAAAACCATATAGAAAGACTAAATTATGTAAAGGCTACCAATTCAAGAAATTCAAGATGATCTGAGTTGGTTGAGAGCAaactttttcaaattaaaattgagtTGTTGAGGAGAGCAACTTACAAGTGTGCCACGGAACGAATCAAGGACATGAATATGTCCATCTGTGGTTGTTAAAAGCACAAGTCTCCCATCGTTACTGAACTTTACAACATTTGCATCAGACATATCTCCCCCAACAGAAAAGATATCAAAAGGACCCTAACAAGATGAAACAGTTTAGACAACCAGATCAGCCATGCTTAAATTTTCATATGCAGGTAAAACAGTTTACACAGCTGCAAAATTTCAATTGCCATATGCTCTGAAATATAAACAACTGACCTTTTCATACTTGCGGGCATCAAACATTCTTATGTATCCACCAAAGGCAACAGCAAAAACTAGCCCTTGATCATCATAAGTTGTCGCAGGCCTTCCTTGTACGCGTAAGAGACCCTAAAATACGAACACAGATTataatcattcaaagaaaGACATGTAATATAAGAAACCCATATGCCAAGGCCCCTACCTGACACTTCTCAGCCCGTTGATCCCAAAGCAGAACAGTTCTATCAAGAGAACCGGAGATGAAGCAGTCTTTGCGAGAACACAAGCTAAGTGAGACTACCCTAAACACAAAAGTTCAGAACCCAATTTCTCCAATTAGACAGATATGTTCAACTACTTCAGTACAACCACCCActtgagttttaaaaaaatggcaATAATCTCAGAACCCAGACCTGTCATGGTGGCCTTTGAAATAGCGCAAGTACTTGTTGTCATGCAGTGAGAGAAGCCTCAAGGATTCTGAATGAACCAGTCATATAAACAACACATTCTAAGTATGCCACACAGTTGACAAACATAAATATCAAACATGGTAGTTGAGGTAAAGTGGAAGCATACCATCCCAGCCATTTTTGGAAGAGTATATAACTGTGGTAGGATGAGAAGTAAAGCAAACCAAATCAACTCCATACTTTTTGCTGTTGATGGTCTTCAAGCATGTTGCAGTGGAGACATCATATAAACGAATCGACTCATCATCACTAGCAGTCACTACATAACTAGTCGCCTTGTGAAAATCCAATGAACTAATTCTACCACTCTGAGCATAAAAGCAAATACTCAGATTCAAATATACAAAGCTCGAAGAAAAtggtggtttttatttatttgttaaatgatgaaaacaaCCAGAAACAGAGAGATAAAGTACTTACATAGTCTCTAAAAGCTAACCCAACTTCCATGCTTTGAAGAATTTCCTCTGTCAGCTCCATAGAGACCTTGTCTTCTCTTTCTGAACCCCCTTCAAAGCAAGAACAAAAATAGTAAATAAAATCAGTAATTCACTAATTGACACCTAATCTACGcgaaaaatgtaaaaaatttCACACCAGCCATTGGGAATCGGTTAATATGGTTCTGGGTCTATCTCATTCcgggaaattgaaaatttcagtGAAGCCCTCCGCTCCTGCCTCCGTCTCCAACCTTCGGCAATGTAAATGAAATAGACACAGAgtcgtttttctttttcgtctgaatttttccttttcgtAAGCTCGCCAAGTTTGTTATTGGGTGAGCTCAAGCCCATATATGTGTTTTCTGGACTTTGGACCAGGTTTGTTAGCTCGTATGCTTTTACTTTTTGGGTCGGATCTTTCATTGGCCcaatgatttatttatttatttatttatttttgtaaaataataataattcaattgaagaAACAGGGCACAAACCCATATTACAACAATAAGAACACAGCCCTGGAAGGAGGTTCTAGGACAAGAGAGGCCCGAATTATTAATCGAAGGGGGTGATTCCAGGGGAGATCCCCTGAAACCGAAGATAAATGCAGATCTGTGTTGGCTTTGAGttggaaggaaaagaagagtCAGTGTTAGTCCATTTATTTTTACGGTGATACAAATCATCTAATTCATTTCTCAATATCAATTGGATGATTGGATTTGATTTTAAACTTTTGATTCGATCAAATTGGAATGAAAACATCACGAATCTATATCCTAtataaattgattaaattatATCACTTTCGAACCGATACACTCCTTTAATTATCATAGGACAAAAGTTTTCATGAATCTTATACTTTCGTCCATGATGTTGAATTTATGAAATTCTCTAACAGGTGTCGTTAGTATGTatcaatttataaacaaaGTGCTTTGAGGACCAAAGATTTTTTACAACAATCTTATCTGCTTTTTTTCTGATTAAAGACAAGCATCTTATCCTTGCAAATTCGATTCCATAGGGAACAAACACCATATATATTGCATTCTCAAGAAAATAGATAAACCATATATATAGAATTGTTCTCTACTACAAAGGTCCGTATTTTTTCTAATGTCCGAACTACTTgttcttttggcttctttgtGCTAATAAATCAACCAAAACACTTGTATCACTTTTCTTGGTAAAGGTAGAATAGAAACCATGCTCTGCCAATACTTAAAAGTCAAACAtcatcacatctagattggGCTTTTCTTTCATTGGTGGACTGTAGAGAGAATTTGGAGGCTGTTATGTGTGCTTTAGtgtctttttttaatgataaagaagagaaatgcagaaaacaaaatggaaatggtttcaatggagaaaacaaaatagaaatggTTTCCTTTCCattgaatgaatgaattcaTTCTGATCatgtgaaaaaacaaaacgaatCCGCACATTAAGCAATTCCGGACGTCCACACTAGAGAATagtcctatatatatatatatacaaacagTTATTAGGAAAGATTTAGATCATTAAATCATTGATAactggagaaaaaaaaaaaaaaaaaaaaaaaaaagactgaGAAGcttctcaacaaaaaaagaatacaaattTATGAATCTGAAATTAATTCCCTGTAAATGCATATACCAATTTACAATTCACCCCTAACAATCTCAACAAACACCCTCTCCCTCTTTAAGAAaatctaaagaaaaaaaaaaacaaagaatggCATAAACTCATGAACAATATACTCACacaaattcaaatatgaaataaaaactaataatTGCTAATATGTCACATAACTAGAACTGGTATAACCACGTCTCGATCGGCCACGGCATCAATGGAGCTTACTAGAACTAGCGGAAGAGCCCCGGTTGCCGTCCTCCGGCGAAGCTTTTTTCTTGATGAACTCGATGCAATCGGCTACTGCCTCGCTGTGGTGAGGGTCATCATGCGGACAATAATACCGCTTCGCATCTGGGCTGGATCCGCCAGCGTGGCTTGTGGACTTGTTGGAGGAGACAGCAGACAGCATGATCAAACGGAAAACCGCCTCGCGAAACCGCTCGAGCAGAGTCATCGGAGACAGGcgtttggttttgttggtgCACGAGTTGACGTTGCTTCTCATCCTGGGAATGCATAGATGggttttcataatttttgcttttagAGTTTCTCAAGGTTTTGGTGTCGTTTTGAACTATGAGAATATGAGAGAGGGGTCAAGGTGTTGCTCTATATTTTGATATGAGAATCTAATTGCGTTGCATTGAACGACAACTCAGATTTATATCTATACAAGTTTGCTTTTTGGTTGGGTTTTAATACTACGCTAATCACTTGTTTGAATCTGCCATATAATGTTTTTCATGATGCAACCGGATCATCTTTACAAAGATTTACTCAAATCAGTAagtgttttcttttaagtcggtaaattgaaaagaatttaattatctagttttgaaataaaataaataaatgaacacggtatattcaataaataacaaaaatattcACAATCATAATCAAATGTCTTACGATTTTTAATTTCGAGGAAATTTTATGGGAATGATGCTTGAATGAAGACTAAGCTCAAATGAGTGATTAGCACTAtatgtattaaattaataagtcGTTAGTTTGGtttacatattttatattaaaattgaagTAGACTTCATAGCcatgcatgcatgatgcatgTTACtagtataaatttttttgtcttcatcGCTGCTAGGCTTCACATGGCTACATGTGCATGGTTGTATAATTTTCAATCAAACTATAACTAATGTATGGTTCCTATTGGATTCCGCCGACTTACCGGCCtggaaaaatgaaagaaaattctaTTGTTTTTATGTGTGCCCTAATGTATTTGTTCCACGAATTTGTGGGATGGGGGATGAATTACAAATACAGAATTGGGCATGTGAGAGAGATGGGGCAAATTAATTATGGTACGTGGGGGTCAATCTCCCCACCATGCTTCGAATTGGACTTGCTGTCGGTCTGTTTGTTTGCTCATATATTAAGGGAGTTGTTGTGTTCACTATAGccatcatttaattaattagggtCCCAATGGGGTCGTCCGGGGACATTTCGGGTCTATACAGCCGTGTTTGGGTTAGTCGGATTCTTGTCGGATTGAGATTTAGCTCATTGGAGTCAAGTAAGCTCATTTTGATCATCGGTTCAAAAGATGATTTCTAATGTGAACGAATGTAGTGATATAACAAAACTATTTGTATCAGATCGATTTACAATTTACGTTATTGATTATGTCCCTTAACCGTTTGAG
Above is a genomic segment from Prunus dulcis chromosome 7, ALMONDv2, whole genome shotgun sequence containing:
- the LOC117634375 gene encoding protein WUSCHEL: MEPQQTQQQPNEDGSNKGTSSGTNFLCRQSSTRWTPTSDQIRILKDLYYNNGVRSPSAEQIQRISARLRQYGKIEGKNVFYWFQNHKARERQKKRFIDVPAPPIMQRSGLGMNNNNAPTAYEPINHSNKYPNSSASAGVSASSAGVIAVGQMGSYGYGSMTMEKSFRDCSISAAGGTSSGHVGGSNNNIGHNFGSWVGVDPYSSPYTLFDKRSSSRQVFGDQENTMDEEDHEYQENLQGSPEIETLPLFPMHGEDIHGFGNIKSTSDGYYSGWYRSDDGNNGRTSLELSLNSYGHMTPDYFRSY
- the LOC117634373 gene encoding protein ANTHESIS POMOTING FACTOR 1 isoform X2 — its product is MAEREDKVSMELTEEILQSMEVGLAFRDYSGRISSLDFHKATSYVVTASDDESIRLYDVSTATCLKTINSKKYGVDLVCFTSHPTTVIYSSKNGWDESLRLLSLHDNKYLRYFKGHHDRVVSLSLCSRKDCFISGSLDRTVLLWDQRAEKCQGLLRVQGRPATTYDDQGLVFAVAFGGYIRMFDARKYEKGPFDIFSVGGDMSDANVVKFSNDGRLVLLTTTDGHIHVLDSFRGTLLSTYNVKPVSSSSTLEASFSPEGMFVISGSGDGSVYAWSVRSGKEVTSWMSTENEPPVVKWAPGNLMFATGSSELSFWIPDLSKLGAYVGRK
- the LOC117634373 gene encoding protein ANTHESIS POMOTING FACTOR 1 isoform X1, whose protein sequence is MAGGSEREDKVSMELTEEILQSMEVGLAFRDYSGRISSLDFHKATSYVVTASDDESIRLYDVSTATCLKTINSKKYGVDLVCFTSHPTTVIYSSKNGWDESLRLLSLHDNKYLRYFKGHHDRVVSLSLCSRKDCFISGSLDRTVLLWDQRAEKCQGLLRVQGRPATTYDDQGLVFAVAFGGYIRMFDARKYEKGPFDIFSVGGDMSDANVVKFSNDGRLVLLTTTDGHIHVLDSFRGTLLSTYNVKPVSSSSTLEASFSPEGMFVISGSGDGSVYAWSVRSGKEVTSWMSTENEPPVVKWAPGNLMFATGSSELSFWIPDLSKLGAYVGRK